Below is a window of Procambarus clarkii isolate CNS0578487 chromosome 43, FALCON_Pclarkii_2.0, whole genome shotgun sequence DNA.
ACGTGTGCACAACTCCTCCTTCAACACTGCCATCGTAGAGGGATCACACTCAGGTAACCATCGCCTCCTAGCGGGCGAGAGCCACTGGCCATATGCTCCAATATAAACATTAAATTAACGTTGATTTAACGTCAGTCCACCGCCACTCATGCATAGTACTGAGCCCTCTGGGAAAATGCTCCACAAACGTCTGTATAAACCATTAATCAACGTTatcaacgttgattcaacgtttCATTACCGTCGTTTTCCTATATTTGCTGCGTCGTGGCTGCCCGCGTCTGAGAAAACAAAACGTATCACAAACTATTAAAAATTAAAGACTTACACTTTCCTCTAATATTGTAAGCATTTCCCAGTGCTAAACTGCCTGGTCGAGGCCCGATTCATGAAGCATTTATGCGtcgacttacgaaacctgtatatctttcctcaatcacggCAAACTTTGTTTACATTCATTAAACAGTTGACGAGCTTGAAAACTCCACAACCCAAGGTCATGgttattataaacaacctcgtagtttACAGGAGAGATCATAAACTGTTAAGTAGATGTAAaccaagccgccatgattgaggaaagatgtataggtttcgtaagtggctGAGCCGGATGAACCACCAATGAACCGACAGTATCAAACACTATGGAGCGAGGGAGGCGGCGGCGGCGCTGTCTAAATACTGCCGCTAATTGCTTCGGTTTGATCTGAAATACCTGGGAGATAGGCACGACCTTCGATGCTTGGGTACGACTACCCTTGTAGCCACGACTACCCTCGTAGCCACGACTACCCTTGTAGCCACGACTACCCTTGTAGCCACGACTACCCTCCTAGCCACGACTACCCTCGTAGCCACGACTACCCTCGTAGCCACGACTACCCTCGTAGCCACGACTACCCTTGTAGCCACGACTACCCTTGTAGCCACGACTACCCTCCTAGCCACGACTACCCTCGTAGCCACGACTACCCTCGTAGCCACGACTACCCTTGTAGCCACGACTACCCTTGTAGCCACGACTACCCTCCTAGCCACGACTACCCTTGTAGCCACAACTACCCTCCTAGCCACGACTACCCTCGTAGCCACGACTACCCTCGTAGCCACGACTACCCTCGTAGCCACGACTACCCTCCTAGCCACGACTACCCTCCTAGCCACGACTACCCTCCTAGCCACGACTACCCTCCTAGCCACAACTACCCTCGTAGCCACAACTACCCTCGTAGCCACGACTACCCTCGTAGCCACGACTACCCTCGTAGCCACGACTACCCTCCTAGCCACGACTACCCTCCTAGCCACGACTACCCTCCTAGCCACGACTACCCTCCTAGCCACGACTACCCTCCTAGCCACAACTACCCTCGTAGCCACAACTACCCTCCTAGCCACGACTACCCTCGTAGCCACGACTACCCTCGTAGCCACGACTACCCTCGTAGCCACAACTACCCTCGTAGCCACAACTACCCTCGTAGCCACAACTACCCTCGTAGCCACAACTACCCTTGTAGCCACGACTACCCTCGTAGCCACAACTACCCTCGTAGCCACAACTACCCTCGTAGCCACGACTACCCTCGTAGCCACGACTACCCTCGTAGCCACAACTACCCTCGTAGCCACGACTACCCTCCTAGCCACGACTACCCTCCTAGCCACGACTACCCTCGTAGCCACAACTACCCTCGTAGCCACAACTACCCTCGTAGCCACAACTACCCTCGTAGCCACAACTACCCTCGTAGCCACAACTACCCTTGTAGCCACAACTACCCTCGTAGCCACAACTACCCTCGTAGCCACAACTACCCTCGTAGCCACAACTACCCTCGTAGCCACAACTACCCTCGTAGCCACGACTACCCTCGTAGCCACAACTACCCTCGTAGCCACAACTACCCTCGTAGCCACAACTACCCTCGTAGCCACGACTACCCTCGTAGCCACAACTACCCTCGTAGCCACAACTACCCTCGTAGCCACAACTACCCTCGTAGCCACAACTACCCTCGTAGCCACAACTACCCTCGTAGCCACGACTACCCTTCTAGCCACGACTACCCTCCTAGCCACAACAAAGCCATTACACAATACAATTTACAAGTCTAACAACAAGTTAACTTGTAAGAAGTCAACACAAAAGAAACACCGAACAAAAACACGCCTTTGTTTATAGTTACGTGTTATTGTAGACCAAAACTAAACGAAAAAGTTCAAGTAAACAATATTTTCCCAAACAATACTGATTTTTGTTTTAGCTCGTGAGGCTTCCCCTCGCCAGAAGAGGGAGCGCTACGCACCGTTGTAGTGGAGAGGTTATTGAGGTCCTCTTTGGTATTCAGTAGCTTGTCTCCTATAATATTGGGATGGCACTGAAGACTCGACAAGTTGCCTCGTTACCTGAGTACCACCTGTGGTGAACGCTCAATAGGCACGTTATTTGAGTCTATTGAGATCATCATTCAGCTTCGTTCAGCAACGTTCCGCGTCGTTCACTGACAACAGCTGCCTTCAGCTCACCGGAGGCCTCTGGGGCCGCTCCCGCAAGTTCAGTTCTCTTTGATCCTTAATACACTTCACCTGTTTCTTGTCTTGGCGGGAGCCCGCGGCTGCTCTCTTCAAGCGTGTGTgcttgctctccctctctctctcgctctctctctctctcgctctctctctctctcgctctctctctctctctgggtgaaCAGGGACAAGCAGTTATGGATCCGTATACAGTCAACCCTCCTGGACCAGGGTTCGAACCCTACCGAAGTCTCCCGAAGCAAACGGTCGACCACTGCGCCACTGTATAGCTTAAGCAATGAACAAATCTTATTCCACAAACGGGTTTCAGGGAACTGTGGCTGCAAGGCGGAGCCCAGTAGCTGAAGTTCGTGGGTCAAGTACACATATCCCGAACTCAACTTCGCCCATACACTAAGTTCTCTGACTTACACAATTTCTCTGTTACAATACTTTCATATCAAAGCAATACTTGACCAAATGATACAAAATCACTCCACTCGTTGAATAATACGCAAGCAAACGGAATTTGAAATTAAGAAGTCTCAGGAACAAATCCTcgatgtttgctgcagcagcagaGACCATCAGGTGAGGGTCCAGCAAGCCAGAGCCTGGTGCAAGGTGATGCAACACGTCCTGTCAAGGTACatgtcagcagacacaatgatagcatcacatcagtacatgtcagcagacacaatgaTAGCATCACATCAGTATATGACAGCAGACACAATGATACCATCACATCAGTATATGTCAGCAGATACAATGATAGCATCACAACAGTATATGACAGCAGACACAATGataatatcacaacagtatatgacAGCAGACACAATGATACCATCACATCAGTATATGACAGCAGACACAATGATACCATCACATCAGTATATGACAGCAGACACAATGATAATATCACAACAGTACATGACAGCAGACACAATGATAGCATCACATCAGTACATGACAGCAGACAGACCTGGACAGACAGACCTGGataagcttgcatgcatggggtaTCAAGAgaagactcatgaaatggattgaagactccctcacagggaggaaagccaaggtctgcttcaacggAGCAGTTTCATgaacaatgagtatggaactcAAACCCCCCCCCAAGGAGGATTCTTAagtccccactctattcaacatacttATGAACGTCATTGCAAGTATTcaatttccggaaggaacacagcaagtgggatatgcagataatGTTCTAATACAAGCCCCAACCTTAGGAAAAATTAAGcaatccattgaactccttggaagaaaatgtattgagctcggtttcattctctccacaaacaagacaaaagcatactctcatcacaTGCGGGGAGAAAATGAAAATCTACATATTAATTGTATAACACTTgagtgggttgaccactatcggtaccttggcgttacTGTcgactctaacaaggggaagaaagaggagctcaaccaactcacaggaggaacatgcaaaagtcgactcagggcactgaaagctatgtccTGGAATGTACATGGGGCCTCaaatgccgtgcttaaaatgatgtccacagcctatgtgcgctccgtcatagactataccgcaccagttttatgcacctactcccaaagggatatgaaaaggcttgaaacctACAAAACGAAGCCAAAACATCTAATTTAACAGAGGTATTGTCCCtctccagtgttaaaagcagaattaagaaactgcccgaaacgctttgcgtaatagtggctttaggcattgtatgtactagctctatctataaagccaacaaactttgtaaaatctctttatgtatgtacctttacctaaataaaaattattatattattatattattaaactgaatgctaagcttgcaattaagatagccagagacctccattacaatgatattgctaagaaaaaactaggTTCTGTGCTACTTACAGGAAGAAACAGAAGAAGCAAAAAATAACATCACAAataagtctgctacctcgaagaacttcacctgcttgagcaagcgcgTGAGCTCCTCCCTGGAGAGAAGTTACCTCCCTGGGAAGACGCcccatgcaggattatcatcaataagatgacaatgaaaaagtccaacatgataccaaaataaaggaggcacaagtatctcgaggaaatttataatgaAGCCGAAGaatgaattagatcaaatctacactgatggggcatctaatcctgtcaatggcagggttgGTGCAACATACATTGTAATTAAGAATACCTTTCAATGCGAAAATGAAGAAAAAGCCCGTCCTGAGAACTATACTTCTTGAACGCAAGCAgaactaactgccattgttagggCGTTAAGATTCCCTGAACGAAACACTACCGGTGCattgatctgcactgattcaaaagcagcacaacaaagcctaagtaaaaatcgggcagaaaatattGCGATAGTTGCCGAGATCAAGAGAGCTAAGAGATTACTAACCAATAATGGAAGAGTCGTCaattttctgtggatcccctcccatgttggaatatgtggaaataaacgagcagatgtgctggctgctgaaggcggtgAAGGAGACCAtactgaatacttcatacccaagactcttctacaacttagaggtattatcaggcaactccaccgtgacaaggtaactgaggaaaggaggatagaagcacaaaccagtgaatctgtacgctggtatAACAtgattgcagctggcaatcccaatcattatggacgaagaggaggccggccgcgggagagaatcagtaatagcgagaatccgtcttgaatacaaatatccatggagattcgggatgGAAACAGTAGTTGAGCTGTGGAGTTGCAgagtctgtggtgagagtgacggacaccgccttgaccactacttaCGTGAATGTGATCATCTGAGAGACACTAATAATATGTGTAAAATAATAATcctcacattgtttgagttaggaaatagATATTTCATTAATAGACATTTGAAATCTAATTATTATATCTGAAATATTATATCTAAAAGTCTATTATATCTGAAATCATTTCAGATATAATAGacatttgtcaaatatagatattgttcttaaaaaaaatccccattttgcacccgcaagataacgtaagatttcaagggctgacaaatgttaatcttcttgtttgaggagctgttcacttgagacagttaagcaagtcccagctgtgtctaggTACAAGTGACAGCACGAACAACCCAGCggattttcttcctattggggagtgttgtacatgctgctatggcggtgtgtccactcacaggatgagtggcgctgcccaatactgtcactatggcggtgtgtccactcacaggatgagtggcgctgcccaatactgtcactatggcggtgtgtccactcacaggatgagtggcgctgcccaatactgtcactatggcggtgtgtccactcacaggatgagtggcgctgcccaatactgtcactatggcggtgtgtccactcacaggatgagtggcgctgcccaatactgtcactatggcggtgtgtccactcacaggatgagtggcgctgcccaatactgtcactatggcggtgtgtccactcacaggatgagtggcgctgcccaatactgtcactatggcggtgtgtccactcacaggatgagtggcgctgcccaatactgtcactatggcggtgtgtccactcacaggatgagtggcgctgcccaatactgtcactatggcggtgtgtccactcacaggatgagtggcgctgcccaatactgtcactatggcggtgtgtccactcgcaggatgagtggcgctgcccaatactgtcactatggcggtgtgtccactcgcaggatgagtggcgctgcccaatactgtcactatggcagtgtgtccactcgcaggatgagcggcgctgcccaatactgtcactatggcagtgtgtccactcacaggatgagtggcgctgcccaatactgtcactatggcggtgtgtccactcgcaggatgagtggcgctgcccaatactgtcactatggcagtgtgtccactcgcaggatgagcggcgctgcccaatactgtcactatggcagtgtgtccactcacaggatgagtggcgctgcccaatactgtcactatggcggtgtgtccactcacaggatgagtggcgctgcccaatactgtcactatggcggtgtgtccactcacagaatgagtgacgctgcccaatactgtcactatggcggtgtgtccactcacaggatgagtggcgccgcccaatactgtcactattgcggtgtgtccactcacaggatgag
It encodes the following:
- the LOC123755675 gene encoding uncharacterized protein, which gives rise to MLGYDYPCSHDYPRSHDYPCSHDYPCSHDYPPSHDYPRSHDYPRSHDYPRSHDYPCSHDYPCSHDYPPSHDYPRSHDYPRSHDYPCSHDYPCSHDYPPSHDYPCSHNYPPSHDYPRSHDYPRSHDYPRSHDYPPSHDYPPSHDYPPSHDYPPSHNYPRSHNYPRSHDYPRSHDYPRSHDYPPSHDYPPSHDYPPSHDYPPSHDYPPSHNYPRSHNYPPSHDYPRSHDYPRSHDYPRSHNYPRSHNYPRSHNYPRSHNYPCSHDYPRSHNYPRSHNYPRSHDYPRSHDYPRSHNYPRSHDYPPSHDYPPSHDYPRSHNYPRSHNYPRSHNYPRSHNYPRSHNYPCSHNYPRSHNYPRSHNYPRSHNYPRSHNYPRSHDYPRSHNYPRSHNYPRSHNYPRSHDYPRSHNYPRSHNYPRSHNYPRSHNYPRSHNYPRSHDYPSSHDYPPSHNKAITQYNLQV